The DNA region CCCTGTTTGAGGTGAACCTCAGGTACAGTACAGGCCCGCCCACATGCCTGTCACAACAACACCAGCTCAGCTCAGTACAGGCCGAGCGCACCTCAGGCAGCAGACCATGTGGCTTTTGTTTGGAGGATCAATTGTGTGTAGGATTATGATTCTTTACACCTTATGAATATGAAAAAGAGTCCCGTCTGTCACAGGATCAACAACAGGGCTGCACGGGCCTTTGGGCGTCAGTTGGCTGGAATTGGAGACCAGCTGGATCGGGAATGGGCCAGCAGACAGACCAGCTGGCTCCCAACTCCTCTCCACATGCTGAGACCTGCTCAGGCACTGACCTGGACCATCTATCGgtagaaaatctgaaaaacaaacatctgtttttaCAGCTTCTGTGCCACTGGCTGATAAGACACTGTAACCAGGTGTTGTTCTCTTGCAGGGATATCCACAGTCAGTTATGGGGCTTCCAGGgcctgtctgcagcagtgaaggCCTGGATAGCGAGCACTGCACCTGGGCAGGGGACCCTCAGGGCTGATGGCTGGGCAGCCTGGGTAACACTCGTTCTCCATCGAGTTATATGTCTCAAATGACAATTcactcaagaaaacaaaagtccaTGCAGAGTGTCGGCTTAAATACAGCTGTTGCgagcagattttatcagctaTAGCCAGCTGGTGGAAGGTAATGCTAACACTAGATCACAGCTGTTAGCCAGatgtgctaacatttgcagctttCATTGGAGAAgatcaacacacagctgaattaAATCCTCAAGCTTTTGCTCTTGTATTTTTGGTTTTCAAACAACCACAGGTGTTTGTTCTAGTTtgacagagagtgtgagaggGGAAATGAGTCAAGACTGACTGAAGAGGTCATCATTtgatgaaataaaatcattCTTTGCATGACAATTTATCTTCAaaatatagtttatttactatcaTAACAAAGTGTCTAATTTGACTTTCATTTCACAGGTGTCCAGTTTGAGAGCAGTAACCTGCACTGGCTGGACCAGAGGAGCGCTGGTGACTGTGGCACTGGTGGCCGCAGTGACCGTTTTCAGTGCACTGTGGGTGGAATGGAAAGCCTAAAGGGCCATAAGCAGGTCTTCTCGGCCATAAAATACTTGCAAATGAATGACAATTACTCctgatttgtttctgctgtttactcTGACTTCTCTTTTTATACTATTTTCATGAGCGGTATTGAATTTGACAcaaaatgacaggaaacaggaggaaaaactgtaaaatgcatGTGGAAATAGCTTAAATTGGTTTACAGTGTTGGCCAGGATATTGTAGCCGGGACATGTTGGTTCGCAGTTGTATTAATGTCTTAAAGCCCGTTTCCTGTGTGCGGACTGTTGCTGGCTTGCAGTCTTTTGTATCCAGATTACTTTCTTGCTGGTTTAAGagtccaaaaatgttttttacaaATGATAAGTGGCCTGGTTTTAATATAAAATGAAGGGAGCTGGactttctgtgcttttttaTGTGTTGCAAATAAAACTCAGAATGATGACATTTTGTAgtttcattaattaaaaaatatatttcattacataattacaaacaaacaaggcCATAAGAGGCAGTCATTGGCTCTTGCGGCCTCGCCGGTCCTGCTTGAGTCCACGCTGCGTTATCAGTCTTCATACGTGGTGACTTCCACGTGTTGGTAATGCTCGAAGGCCTTCCTGTTACACTTCTGAAGCGTGGCGCCGAGCTGCTTTCCCGGGCCGACCTCGTAGGTGTGAGGGAAGTGCCTCCCCTGCGCCCTCTCGTAGATCTCGTGCAGACATTGTTCCCACTTCACGGGCGACACCAGCTGCTTCACCAGCTGCCTGCGCACGTGGCTCTCGCTCATGTAGCGCTTTCCATCCACGTTGGAGTAAACTTTGATCTCGGGACGACGGACCTGAGTGGGAGAGACATCTGGGTGAGATGAGGAGTGCTAAATCAGTCAAGGTTTTCCCAAAGAGGTGGAATCTCTGGGCATTATTGTACAGCCGTTACTGTCACAGTAGGCATTAACTTCATTATGATATGTTGAAGTGGGGTGGGGCTGGGCATCGAGGTGGTGCCACGTGAGTTCAAACTGACCTCCACCTGTCTGAGCACCTCTCTGAGGGGCTCAGTGGCCGACTCcatcagctcagtgtgaaaAGCTCCGCTGACTGGGAGAGGTTTGGTCCTCATGAACTGGAGACTTCTCGAATTTTGCTGGAGGAAATCCAGAGCCTGTGAACACAGCCATGATGAGACAGATTGTAAGAGGAGTCCTGAGCAGCTCTGATGATATTCATATGAAGCAACGAGAAGCATGTGAAGGATTTTTTAGAATCAGCATTTCTGGAGCTTCATACCTTTTGGTGTCCTGCGATGACCCTGCCATCAGGGAACAGATAATTAGCTACAGAGCAGACCGGCTCTTTGATCCCGAGGCTCTTGCAGTACTCTTTCGCCTGCACGCAGGCATGTTTATAGTGGGCCTGCCGTCTGCCGATGACGGACAGCATCCCACTGGGAACCAGCTCTGATGCTTTCTGCATGGCCTCTGCACGCACCTTCACCGCATACAGCGCTAGAAGACAAACGAGCAAACGTGAAATGCTGACAAATGCTGCTAACGGTGATTTTTGACTTTGTCGTGCACGCTCATGTTTACCTTCTGCGTAGTTCATGGAACCGGAAAAAACCAGGGCAGCAAATTCTCCCACGCTGAAACCTGCGGCAGCAACACACGTCTCAATGgcctgtggacagaggagtgaaaACATGAGCGCGCACACTTGTTCCAGTGTGAGCTCGTCCTCCTAAACCAAGTTACAAACTTCCTCTGAGGTGACTGAAgtgatgcgttcaggtgcaAGTTTGAGGCGCTTTGCTTGATtacagggctgcaactaatgattgtttttattatcaattAACCTGTCGATTGTTTTCTTGATTACttgattagttgtttggtctCTAAAAACGATCTATTGACAATCATTTTTAGATTAATCGACTCATCTGACAGCTACCTCGGGGTTTACGTGGCTGAGCCTCTCCACCGCAGCCAGGGAGGTGACAAACACCGCCGGCTGACAGTGGACcgtcttcatcagctcctcctcgGGTCCCTCcaggcacagagacagcaggtcGTACCCGAGGATCTTCTGGGCCACCCCAAACATTTCTTTAACGTTGGGGTACTTCAAAAGTCCTCTACCCATGCCCACAAACTGGCTGCCCTGGCCGGGAAAGAGGAGTATTGAGCAGCCGTTGGGGTCTTTCTTTGGTCTCCGCTGCTTCACCTCGGGCGGCTTGCTGTGCGGGAGTGGAGCGGGAGTTTCGGGCGGAGGGTGGCGTGCTCCATCCGTGGAGTCGGGCTGGGTGCTGGACAGCCTCCTGTTCAGACAGACCAGCGACCTGACCTTCCCTCTGGAGGCTGCCGTCAAGCTGAGAGCCGCGGCTGCCAACATGGCGCACTCTTCACCTGAAGATGTCTCCACGGGTTAAGAGAGACCCATTATCTGTAATTCAACTCTAAATTaaactgtaatttattttaaaaagttatGGAAAACTTTATCTTTGTACCTAACGGGCGGCGTTTCTACAGTCCGTACCACACAGTCCAGGGAGCCGCcatatttattgaaataacCAGGAAttagcttgtttttcttccGGTTCACTTTTCgcttgtttcctgctgcagcgcCACCCTCCGGTCACAACATGTCATGAGTTTATTGATTAAGCTGTTAATACCATGcaagtcctgcactgaaaatgtgtcttaaggtaaaggaaaatgtatttaaagtactACGAATGAAAGTGCACAATGCAAAAACGGCCCCGTGACAGTTTTTTGCTATTACATTTCatcattacattattattactcatgcatTAATATCAAATCAGGATTTTACTGTAGGAGTTGGCTGAATGGGATGAAATCACATTATTATGCATTAAGTGATcaattgtttggtttgtaaaaattcTTAGAAGAGAGGCATGTCGTCACAATGCTTGTTTTGCCCAACCAATTGCACAAACCTCAAAATTATTgaacaaaacatcatatttatAAGCATgtcatatgttttgtatgtaagaATGTGTTAGGCTGTCCAGGGAAATGACAAATATGacaaagtgacattttattattcaccaataaactttattgtacAAAACTGTAAATCTGTTGATCTTagtcaaatgtgttttcattaaatcCAGCGTCCCATTGCACTCATCTTCCTCGCTCTCCATCTTAGTGTGCAATTCAACATATAAATATAATACAACCTTtttttgtactgtatattactttTCCCTTTTTGCTCCACTCTCAGttttaaacaaatgcagaatTTCTTGTATGGTTTCTGAACTTGCAGATTTGAAAACTTGGTCCCGTGACTGTGAACATCACATTTGTCCATTGGGTTTATCCTGTGATTCGTCCGATCCATCTGACAGGTTGGCGGCCTCCATTTGCTCCTCCAGTCCCTTCTGGCCTTCTGGGATCTGGCTGTTCTCACTGGCTCTTATCTTGTATTTGTTGATGAACTCGTTACTGGCCAGTGCTCCTTCCTTTTTGGGACACATCCGTTTTGTTGATAGGCGTTGTTCCAAACGTTCTACAAAAGCATTGACAGCAAAAAGTTAATCTTTGTGATGTTCACTGATGTATATGACTTTGAGGTTCAGGCTGCAAATGCAGGTTatgtttcaggtgtttttgtttattaGCTTGTTAGCCGAATATCTCATGCTAGCAGTTTTCAGTCAGATTTTTTTGAGAGGTACACCATAGTCCAAGGAGTCCTTTCCTCACTTACTGCTGGAGAAAGTACAGATGCATACTTGATATTTCTGCAGGCTGCATATTTGCCCTTAAAGCAAATTAAGTCAAAGTTGTTTTGTTGCCCTTTGACATCAAACCCAAACAGCCCAGattaaaggcccatttataccctctgTAAATAACGGATACAGACGCTTTCAtccgtatccggaggctgtttcatccgtcagtttgtACGTCGGCTCTGAGTttagccatccggagctctccggacgaaaccactcgaaaccaccagaagtcgtgggggcagtgtagagtcaaaatgagcaaaatgagtcaaactaaaaaccgacgaagaagagaaccggctctacgtcaaaaaaaaagatttgtctaatctttttttcctatttctcagtactgtcattataataacctcttctactgacgccattactgatgccggtatatgctgacagaagcgttgacaaggcatcggctgccatgacaacggctctgtaatttatgactcgacattgccccctagaggacacactgacaaaacactgaaaacagacggaggtatgaaggccccctacggaggcaacgtgtgggacggacggacggatttcgtccggatccggagggtataaatgggccttaagaGTGCACTGTACCTGCAGGAGTGACGGGTGTCATCAGGCGGTTCAGCTGGACGTTCCAGTGCCGGACGTGTTGACTGGCATTCCTCAGCTTCTCTTGTACCTCCTACAACAAGAAAATCAAACAAGAATTTCTCATAAgagcttttttttatataatattaaacacactgcacactgagCCAATGCAAACACACGGTCTCTTTCTTACCTCCAGGCGCTGATGGCTCCTCTGGCGAGAAGCCTGCAGATCCTGGAGCTCCTGAGAGGCTGAGTGAAGAGCTGAAGGCGTGTCCTCATCTGTGCTGCCGTCTGAGGCCTCCTGTATGGGGCTGAGGTTCTGCAAggccctctgctgctcctggagGAGTTGGaactgctgcttcttctcttcttccaccTGTAGCAACCTCGAGAGgacaagaaagagaagaagctAAGTTAACTCAAGTAAATACAAAAGTCTGCatagtttggtttggtttagagTACAGGTTTCAAATTGTTAGGCACCCAGGAAGTGGgcctgaaaataacaaaaagatAGTTATTATAGTTTGGCCACTGATTTGGCCCACTCAAATGTGCTTGGCCACCATGGTGTCTGTGGTCAGTGGTTGAAGCAGCAGTGGCTCAGAGGCAATTAAGGTTGGACTCCTTCTTGCCTGAGTCATCCTAACTCAGCTatatctgaacacacagacatgacacccatatttttagattcagtgcGACTTAGACTTTCAGGGGATGTCACTGCATCTGACGTACATCACAAATAAGCGTCCATAAATTCATTTAGAAAGTTATATATCCTTATAACTAGAAAACCtgcctgagaatcatcacatttttaagttttcttcagtttcaaaGTAATCCAGTGACAGTGTAATGGCTATGTTGCAAACAGAaactgctaatagctaattcaGCATATTTTTGTAATGGTGCCAATTtgccaaaatgttaaaaaaaacagtagagctgcaatgattagtcGATttgttgattgacagaaaattaattccaactattttgataatagATTAACTGTTTCGGtcatttttcagtcaaaatttgctggttccagcatCTGAAATGTacagatttgctgcttttctatgTTGTGTTTGACAATAAATGAAGagatctttgggttttggactgttggttggacaaaagaagcaatttgaaAGCGTCAGTTTGGGCCCTGAGAAATTGCAATGagcaattttcacattttctgacatcAACTAAATGATAATGATGGTCTTAGCTCATTGCTAATTAACATCATACTTCCTATTTATATCCTTcaaagcattatgggaactgtTGTCTCAAAATCTGCACCAGCATCCAAACAGAAATAAGGCAGAGAAGGGGgatacagtgagtgtgtgtgtttattacctctccagctcctgcctggccctctcctcctccagccgaGCCTGGATCTCCATGGTGAGAGCAGCCTCCAGTTTCTCCTGcgtcagctccag from Chaetodon trifascialis isolate fChaTrf1 chromosome 22, fChaTrf1.hap1, whole genome shotgun sequence includes:
- the bik gene encoding bcl-2-interacting killer gives rise to the protein MVEQTRRPSRVVSLQAGPGEVDTGTLFEVNLRINNRAARAFGRQLAGIGDQLDREWASRQTSWLPTPLHMLRPAQALTWTIYRDIHSQLWGFQGLSAAVKAWIASTAPGQGTLRADGWAAWVSSLRAVTCTGWTRGALVTVALVAAVTVFSALWVEWKA
- the mcat gene encoding malonyl-CoA-acyl carrier protein transacylase, mitochondrial isoform X1, encoding MLAAAALSLTAASRGKVRSLVCLNRRLSSTQPDSTDGARHPPPETPAPLPHSKPPEVKQRRPKKDPNGCSILLFPGQGSQFVGMGRGLLKYPNVKEMFGVAQKILGYDLLSLCLEGPEEELMKTVHCQPAVFVTSLAAVERLSHVNPEAIETCVAAAGFSVGEFAALVFSGSMNYAEALYAVKVRAEAMQKASELVPSGMLSVIGRRQAHYKHACVQAKEYCKSLGIKEPVCSVANYLFPDGRVIAGHQKALDFLQQNSRSLQFMRTKPLPVSGAFHTELMESATEPLREVLRQVEVRRPEIKVYSNVDGKRYMSESHVRRQLVKQLVSPVKWEQCLHEIYERAQGRHFPHTYEVGPGKQLGATLQKCNRKAFEHYQHVEVTTYED
- the mcat gene encoding malonyl-CoA-acyl carrier protein transacylase, mitochondrial isoform X2, with the protein product MLAAAALSLTAASRGKVRSLVCLNRRLSSTQPDSTDGARHPPPETPAPLPHSKPPEVKQRRPKKDPNGCSILLFPGQGSQFVGMGRGLLKYPNVKEMFGVAQKILGYDLLSLCLEGPEEELMKTVHCQPAVFVTSLAAVERLSHVNPEAIETCVAAAGFSVGEFAALVFSGSMNYAEALYAVKVRAEAMQKASELVPSGMLSVIGRRQAHYKHACVQAKEYCKSLGIKEPVCSVANYLFPDGRVIAGHQKALDFLQQNSRSLQFMRTKPLPVSGAFHTELMESATEPLREVLRQVEMSLPLRSVVPRSKFTPTWMESAT